A genomic window from Pocillopora verrucosa isolate sample1 chromosome 7, ASM3666991v2, whole genome shotgun sequence includes:
- the LOC136282368 gene encoding uncharacterized protein has product MGIVQYLQVVLFVFSLTLSTEAQEKVTCQNFKFAIDRDVIHNQILEGHVFERLTVPTAIDCYLKCKDDCLCVSMNYFPLSRENNCELNDANKDMEPAAMKLRQGGNYYDLVRSYTVKGGGKYAPEKHHCINRCCRTNPCLNGGVCQEICDTHSTRFNCTCPNTYSGQRCEKMKHPRSCKDIAKNGASTSGKYDIYDSSNERFSVYCDLQSEPDFVWTLIQSLSLSKKNAFNYTGFGKNFEIDIKVGEINWNEFRLSLSQMQYLANHSTHLRATCNFSTDGLQYTDYARAKLAGHDIFGTWNTCQMYEYVNIRGINCSDCTALTKQQEDVSWHRRSYNSTQFGCKFNGKPGGVPDEKNFGKFHNKYINPDHRCSFSPASTTQHWFGAKCDV; this is encoded by the exons ATGGGCATCGTACAATATCTCCAAGTCGTGCTGTTTGTATTCAGTTTGACCCTCTCCACTGAGGCACAGGAAAAAGTTACTTGTCAAAACTTTAAGTTTGCTATCGATCGCGATGTCATCCATAACCAAATTCTTGAGGGTCACGTGTTTGAAAGATTGACAGTTCCAACCGCCATTGACTGTTACTTGAAGTGCAAAGATGACTGCTTGTGTGTATCCATGAATTATTTCCCTCTGTCCAGAGAAAACAATTGTGAGCTCAACGACGCTAACAAAGACATGGAGCCAGCGGCGATGAAATTGAGGCAAGGgggaaattattatgatttggtGAGAAGCTACACGGTGAAG GGTGGAGGCAAATACGCACCAGAGAAGCATCATTGCATCAACAGATGCTGCCGCACCAATCCTTGTCTCAATGGAGGAGTATGTCAGGAGATTTGTGACACTCATAGCACCAGGTTTAACTGTACCTGTCCTAACACATACTCTGGTCAGCGGTGTGAGAAGATGAAACATCCGAGAAGCTGCAAAGACATAGCTAAGAACGGTGCCTCGACATCAGGAAAATACGACATCTACGATTCAAGCAATGAACGgttttctgtttactgtgaCTTGCAGTCTGAACCTGACTTTGTATGGACGTTAATACAATCGTTATCCTTGTCCAAGAAAAATGCCTTCAATTATACTGGGTTTGGCAAAAACTTTGAGATTGATATTAAAGTGGGGGAAATTAATTGGAACGAGTTCCGACTATCCTTATCACAGATGCAGTATCTTGCTAATCACTCCACACATCTGAGAGCAACTTGTAACTTTTCTACGGATGGTCTGCAGTATACGGACTACGCACGCGCTAAGCTGGCAGGTCATGACATTTTTGGTACCTGGAACACCTGCCAGATGTACGAATATGTCAATATCCGAGGAATCAATTGTTCTGATTGCACCGCCCTGACAAAACAGCAGGAAGATGTGTCCTGGCACAGAAGGAGTTACAATAGCACACAATTCGGATGTAAATTTAATGGAAAACCAGGTGGAGTCCccgatgaaaaaaatttcggaaaatttcacaacaagTATATAAATCCGGATCACCGCTGCTCGTTTTCTCCTGCTTCTACAACGCAGCATTGGTTTGGAGCTAAATGTGACGTGTGA